Sequence from the Xiphophorus maculatus strain JP 163 A chromosome 16, X_maculatus-5.0-male, whole genome shotgun sequence genome:
GACTTAACTTCaatcagtgaggaaaaaaaactctttattaGGGGtatgaaaacatctgttttcaaCTGTAACGCTTTTACAAATTTAGGCTTTAAATTggactttattacaaaactgtgccGTTTGAATACAAAGCACTTCCGAGAACTTTACGCAGAACAAACTAAACAAGCTAAAATTGAAGcatttttaaggatttcaaGTACAAACCCTgtattttcaattgttttacaAAACGATGGCGTTACCTTCTTGTCTTTTTCCGAGCCGTCGGTCAGCAGAACGCCTTTGGCCTGCATGTGGCGGTACAGAACTCTCTGCAGAGCCGACATGTCGCACTTGATCACGTACTCCACCTGCGGCGACCGATGAGGGgagattaaaaaacacaaaacacatattagaacataaaaacaacaactcaataACAGGTTTTCTATGTGTTTTCATGTTCCTATGGTTACCTTCTCTGGCAGCTGGGCCTCCACCTCTTTCTTAAGCCGGCGCAGCAGGAACGGGCGGAGCACCTTGTGCAGACGTCGGATGATCAGGATGGTCTCCTCTTCGTTCAGGTCCACCTTTGTGGACATTTATTGGTGCTGGATTAGCTTTTCATACGCTctactaatctggaacaaacttccaaaacGCAgaattcctttaaataaaagctaGAAACCAAATGTTTAGAGTTTCCTTTGTTTAGTagtaaatggaacattgatcaacaaaTTTGATACGTGCGTTTGCGCGATGATGGAATTTggcaaaatgtaacatttattgcttgtttcataactggTGAAACaagcaattattattttataataattataataataattattttactatttttggttttattattttatttgtattattatttgctGCAATATGAGCTCAAAGCGTTCAGCTAGCTTACCAAACAATTGCgtttacaaaaataatagtCATAAGTGAGTGTGTCgctcaaaagaaaagctgaaggtGGAAAGAAAACCACGTCAGGAGAAACTCACGTCTGCGggaatattttttagtttcGCAGGATGAATTgaagaactttttatttttgtaacgaTAAGATTTCACCAGAAAGCAGATCTGCTCTTACCTTAAAAGTGGTTTATTCAAAAAATGTGTTGAGATCATTTCAGGTTGTGTATATTAAGCTGTTGTGTTAATGTGAGGTCAGTTTCAAGCTGGGTGGTTCGTGAGTGTTTGATTAATTGGTCCCCATCCTGGATGGGttagcatttatgctaaatgaacGTAATAACTATTGAATAGACactaaaaaacattcaaagttgatgtttcttcaTATATTTTGTAGAATAGTCGGCAGGTTTTCAAAGGGGGTCCCCAGCCTGAGGCTAATGCCGTCGGGGGGCCATGGCGTGTTAAAGGTTGATAAACCTGACCGACCTTTTCCCCGGTCATGGCGAACGGAGCGTTGAACCACTGCTCGAAGGTGCTGCAGCTCTTGAAGATGGTGGGCAGCAGGAAGTTGAGCAGGGCCCAGAGCTCGGGCAGCTTGTTCTGCAGCGGCGTCCCTGTCAGCAGGAGGCGCCGCGGCGCCAGGTAGTGCGTGTTCAGGACCTGCGTCAGCTTGCAGTGGTGGTTCTTCATGCGGTGGCCCTCGTCCACGATCATGTACTTCCAGCGGATCTGCGGGGGAACGATGAAGTCAGAGCAGAGCGGTTCGTAACCTTCAGATTTCAACGTCATGAATCTGTACAAAGTGCTGCAAGTGTGAAGATCCACATATATTGGCTCTGGACTCAAAAtcactgttattattattattgcaaaaatTCTGTTTAAAGGTTTCAATTTACTtttgcttgtctttttttaagactttatagttggtgttaaGGTATTAATACTCcagtcttccaataacacataattatcaggtgatattttcagatttcctgtcaactttaaacattttttaactcaaaaacagaGCGAGCCAAAGggggacataaaaaaataaataaataacaggttttctatgtgttttcatgtttctatGATTACCTTCTCTGGCAGCTGGGCCTCCACCTCTTAGAGGGGTAGAGCGCCCTCACGTTCCTACCGATgagcttagcaagttttcttgGGGAAACCAGCATTTAAAGGATTTCATTTTCGATAcctgaatttaagacttttaaagacccTTTGAGGATGCGGACACGCTCCGAGTGCTTTAGGAGGAACAGGTTAGCTAATCGcagtctggtttgttttctcCAAATACTTCAGAGAACCTAAcaaacatacaaccagagcACCAGAGCTACAATAGTGATATAGGTCATGTGCTAGAACAGCCTAATCAAAGTACAGACCTAGTAAACATAAATTACTAATTTATGTTTACAGGCGGTCTCCAACCAATCAATTTGAGCTCCGGCTACTTTACGTAGTAAAATGAACAGAACTATCAGTTCGCAGACGGAACAAACTAGTAGAGACACAAACTAAAAGACTTTCAGCCAGAGCTGCTTCTACATGCTATTAGAGACTGGATACAAATACAGTCCACACTTTTTAAATGCTACTTcgttaaaacaaaataaaaataaaaaactatctAGAAAATTGAACACTGCCTTGCGCTATTCTACTGAATAACTTTGCAGGATGGCGTAAATTAACAGATTTCCGTTACCTTGGCTAAGATCTGCTTGTCTTTGATGATGTACTCGTACGTGGTGAGCAGAACGTTGAACTTCCCGCTCCGCAGGATGGGAACAAACGAGCGGCGAGCCTGCGGGGAGCCCTGGAAGGGACCGGAACGCGTTCAGGAAACGGAACTACAACCGTTCACGAGGCGGAGGAAACGGTAACCGAGCAACGCCTTACCTTGTAGGAGACTTTCACCACTGACGGAGCCCATTTGTCAAACTCGTACACCCAGTTCGATAAAGTCCTGGAACAAGAGATTGCTTTCTGTTGGGAAGAGTCATCTGGACAGTCGTCACCGGTCAAACGTTAATCTGGTCACGCCGTGACTTACGAGAGCGGTACGATGATGAGGAAGGGCCCGTTGATGCGCTTGAGCTCCATGAGGTACGTGATGAGGCCGATGGTCTGGATGGTCTTCCCCAGGCCCATCTCGTCGGCCAGGATGCCGTTCAGGTTGTTGTTGTAAAGCGACACCAGCCACTCCAGACCTTTAATCTGATGGTCGGTACAGTTAGCCCCGCCCAACTGTTTTTTAAATCCGCCGCGTTGCGGTCGGCGGTAGACGCTTTACCTGGTACTGCTTGAGCATCCCGTTGACCATCAGAGAGGACTGCTTGTCCACTTTCTCGGTGACGGCGTGCGCCACGGCGTAGTACGACTGCAGGCCTCGGTTGAAGCTGGCGCTGCCGTATTCGTCGTCGACGTCCTGCTTGGCGTGCCTGGGGGAGGAAACAGCAGCTCGAGTGAAAAGCGAGTCGTCGACGCGTGAAAATGAGCCGGAGGAGGCGGAGCTAAACGTTAGCAGTTACTCTATGATGTGCTGGACGTCAACTTCCGAAACGTCTTCGCTGTCGGGGTCTGgaatcttcttcttctcctcggTTGAAGCTGTCGTGGGCTGAGGCTGGTCCTCTGCGTCGTCCtggcaacatgtttttttttttttaaaacgttaGCACCAGGAGCGAACGCCttttactctgttttatttGGAGGCAAAGAGTACGcacctcatcttcctcctcttcgtctTCTGAACCGCTGTCCTCGCTGTCTGAACGCGGCGCCACTTCATAGCTGCAGGGAACGCGCAACGTTCCGTTATTAAAGCGAACGCAAAAGGAAACTGATCTGATAAGAACTGATGAGCCGATCAATCAGCCAAAATTTCCGCAGCTGGTCAATGAATACGTCCAAACTGAAAACCCTTTGGCCAGTTTCGGAGCTCAACCCACCAAACATTTGTTATGTAGACAGATTACAATAAACTGATGCTTTTTTGTAAACAACATCAGATTCAAAAGTATTTATCAGAAATGCAACAAACCAATTCCAATTCCCAATTTTCCTTTATAACTTTTATTCTAATGTCTGCTGTCATGAAAATGACATAAATCAGAGTATGCGTTCAAGGTGAGGCCAGTTTTTCAGATTAAAGGGACCTTTTGAAAATGACCTTAAAGCAGGTActcattcatgttttattacaacaaaaattttaatgttaatttgaaCATTAAAGAATTGGGGTTTCTCaatatacacattttaaatgtgttttcattgcctgaaagtggaaaatcatcataattagcAGGGGAAAAAAGCCGTCAAACATCTGACTGCgtgtaattaatctatgtaATGTTTCACTGAGTAATAAAGTggacttttcatcaatattctaCTATTGATTTATGTATTATGTATGTATAATACCATAGATATGAATTAATAAGTATGTCACACCTCAAATAATCCTGGGAATTTGTCTTGGAAGGACAAACCTGATTACTGcatgtctgtttatttcttttctttaacaggCATCTGCatttatgaaattatattttgagcTTTTGCTAAAACTGCAAtctcatttttcaaaaagttaaaacaaatatttttagattagcATTATTTGGCTGGTTTGCGATAAATTAATGAATGTGAAAAATCTTGATGAAATTTTCAGTCCGTGACTTGCTGgtcatgggggaaaaaatcaagaaaaaaatctgtggtTTCCTTGGAAACCTAAAATATCCCATTTTCTTTACAATCAGAAAGCCCACATTGGTGGTCATAATCCTGTACTTACTTTATCTTCTAGTGTGTTTACATATGAGGAAATATTGTGTCATACACCttggaaagaaaactgaaatgagacataatcataaaatgtttgcctttttttttttttttagaaagcaaGCGCGCCATGATAATTACCCAGGGTTCATTTCCAACCAGGCTTCCAACTGGCCAGCCTTAGGTGCGTCGACGCCAGTCAGGATCTTTCCGCTGTCCACGTGGATGACCTTCACCGGCAGGTCGCTCATCTGACTGGTTTCGTCTAGAGGCTAGtagcagagagaagaagaatcAAAACGCTGAGCGTGGAGACGGTGGCCCATTGGGAACAAACAAAGATTTTCCTCTAAGCTCACCTCTCCATCAGGTCCCATAGCAGGCGCACCGCCTTCAATGGCGTCTGGcttcttaaaacaaacacagaaacattgtGAGAAACAATATCACAACCTCAAAGTTCAGACATTGCCAGAGGCGACAttaaccttcttttttttcttctttttcttctctttgagAGCTTGTGCTGCCTTGTGGGCGCGCACCAACTCGGTGAGGTTGGCCACGTATTCGTCGGTCTGCTGCAGTAGGTAGGCCAGGCGTTTGTCTTTCTTCTGGTCGATGAGCTTCCGGTagccctcctcatcctcagccTGGGGAAATGTTCAGAGTGAGCTCAACTCGGATTTATCTGACCGTCAggtgtttggtaaaaaaaaaagtctcaccATCAGCCTCCGCATTCTCTCCTTTTCGATGCGCTCATTCTCCTTCTTCTGCTCACGCTCGGTGTTGGCGTGATAGGTAGTCACAGCCTTGGTGGCCTTCTGGATCTTGGCTGTGATGGAGCGGTGGTATTCTTTAAAGTCCTTGGCATGCTGCAGGATGCTGTTGAGGTATTCCTGTCAGGAGAAAGGCACAAACCAATCCTATGGTTCATAAAGATTCATCATGACCGCCATCAGACTTAAAATCCCAGAgttttcatatgtttttgaTCACTAGCTAGCCAGATACATAGCTATTATTCTAGCCATATACTTAGCTAGTATGCTAACCAGATACATAGCTATTATTCTAGCCATATACTTAGCTAGTATGCTAACCAGATACATAGCTATTATTCTAGCCATATACTTAGCTAGTATGCTAACCAGATACATAGCTAGTATTCTATCCATATACTTAGCTAGTATGCTAACCAGATACATAGCTAGTATTCTAGCCATTTACTTAGCTAGTATGCTAACCAGATAGTTAGCCAGATAAATACATAACTAGTATGCTAGTCAGATAGACAGCATAATAGCTGTCTAGTAGCTAGATAGATATATACTCAGATATATAGCTAACCAAATAGACTGCTAGCCGGAAAGACAGTTAACTAGCCAGCCAGAGAGCTAGATAGATAGCTATGTTGAAAGATATATAGCTAGATTTCCAGAGAAACAAACATATAGCTGGCTAGCTACTTAACCAGATAGACAGCTAGCCAACTGACCAGGTAGATAAATAAGCAGTCAGAAGTTGTCCAGATAAACAGCGACTATGCTATCCAGACAAATGGCTAACCAGATAGACTGCTAGCTAGGCAAGAAGATAGCTAGCCAGCTAGATCGATATATATAACTAGCTAGCTGGTACATAGATTAGATAGATGAGACAGATCAGATGAATAGATAGCTCGACAGATAGATGCCAGAAATTCcattctgttctttttccaCAGTTGTCTAGAACTTGACTTTAAACTCTGCCATTTGTCCAGACTCCATATAAAGCCTAAAcctctttaaattgtttttccatttttcattatttaatcaGCCTCCAACTTCTTTGTAGCTTCTTCTTGTAGCTGTGCATATAAACATGCAGCAGCTCCAGGATTAATTGATGAAAGCTTCTCTACCTGGTGTTTCTGGCGACGTTTTCGCTCTTGTTCGATCTTCTGCTGTTTCTCCAGCTTCTCTGTGATCCGGGCCTCTCGTAGAGACTGACGCTTGCTGCGCTTGTAGGCTTTGGCGTTCAGGGCGGTTTCCAAAGCTGTGTCCCGACGCATGCAAGCCACCACCTCTTGACGCAGCtgtaggcaaaaaaaaattaaattaaataacttgCTAGAAACTAATCATGATAATAAAGCCAGTACTGTAATGGTGTACCTGTCTCTGGAACGTAAGCAGCCTCAGAGCCTTGAGCTCGATGGTGGCCTTTGTCCTC
This genomic interval carries:
- the smarca4 gene encoding transcription activator BRG1 isoform X3, which encodes MRGVGHVGGSGRRLQARIVHRIQELEHLPGSLAGDLRTKATIELKALRLLTFQRQLRQEVVACMRRDTALETALNAKAYKRSKRQSLREARITEKLEKQQKIEQERKRRQKHQEYLNSILQHAKDFKEYHRSITAKIQKATKAVTTYHANTEREQKKENERIEKERMRRLMAEDEEGYRKLIDQKKDKRLAYLLQQTDEYVANLTELVRAHKAAQALKEKKKKKKKKKPDAIEGGAPAMGPDGEPLDETSQMSDLPVKVIHVDSGKILTGVDAPKAGQLEAWLEMNPGYEVAPRSDSEDSGSEDEEEEDEDDAEDQPQPTTASTEEKKKIPDPDSEDVSEVDVQHIIEHAKQDVDDEYGSASFNRGLQSYYAVAHAVTEKVDKQSSLMVNGMLKQYQIKGLEWLVSLYNNNLNGILADEMGLGKTIQTIGLITYLMELKRINGPFLIIVPLSTLSNWVYEFDKWAPSVVKVSYKGSPQARRSFVPILRSGKFNVLLTTYEYIIKDKQILAKIRWKYMIVDEGHRMKNHHCKLTQVLNTHYLAPRRLLLTGTPLQNKLPELWALLNFLLPTIFKSCSTFEQWFNAPFAMTGEKVDLNEEETILIIRRLHKVLRPFLLRRLKKEVEAQLPEKVEYVIKCDMSALQRVLYRHMQAKGVLLTDGSEKDKKGKGGTKTLMNTIMQLRKICNHPYMFQHIEESFSEHLGFSGGIVTGPDLYRASGKFELLDRILPKLRATKHKVLLFCQMTSLMTIMEDYFGYRNFKYLRLDGTTKAEDRGMLLKTFNDPASEYFVFLLSTRAGGLGLNLQSADTVIIFDSDWNPHQDLQAQDRAHRIGQQNEVRVLRLCTVNSVEEKILAAAKYKLNVDQKVIQAGMFDQKSSGCERRAFLQAILEHEEQDEEEDEVPDDETVNQMIARSEEEFELFMRMDLDRRREDARNPKRKPRLMEEDDMPGWILKDDAEVERLTCEEEEEKMFGRGSRQRKEVDYSDSLTEKQWLKAIEEGNLEDIEEEVRHKKTTRKRKRERDHDGSPATPSSSHRGRDKDDSGKKAKKRGRPPAEKLSPNPPSLTKKMKKTVDAVVKYKDGNGRQLSEVFIQLPSRKELPEYYELIRKPVDFKKIKERIRSHKYRNLNDLEKDVMLLCQNAQTFNLEGSLIYEDSIVLQSVFTSVRQKIEKDDESEGEESEEEEEEMDEGSESESRSVKVKIKLSRKDKGDRGGKGQRRRGRGSRAKPVVSDDDSEDEQEEERSASGSEDD